GACGTGAAGCGGCAGACCGGCATGACCGAGCCGCTGCGCGACTGGTTCCCGCTCTCCATCGGCGGCATCTTCGCCAACCTGGCCGACATGGTGAAGGGTCCGGAACAGGACTGGGGCAATATGAGCTGCGGCTGCCACCCCAACTGCGGCATCGGCACCGCGCTGATGGTCAATAAGCGCACCAAGGTCTACAAGCCGGTCTCCGAATTCCTCAACATGGAGCAATTCCTCAAGGACGTCGAACGCATCACCGACGCGGCCCGCGGGCAGTCCCTGACCCGCGCCCAAATCGCGATGGCCCTGCTGCGCAACATCGATCCGACCAAGTTCCCCGAGGGTCTGACCCTCAAGGGCTTGCTCGAGAAGTTCGACAAGCAGAGCGGTGGGTCCCTATCCGAGAAGGACTACGGCGTCGGCGCCGAGCGCAAGAAGGACGAGTGGCTCTTCCTGTTCGTCGCGGGCATGTGGTTCCAGGACCTCTTCAACTACGACTTCCGCCGCACCGAGATGTGCATCATCCCCTACGGCACCCAGCAGGGTGAGATCTCCTTCTGCGCCTACAACACGGGCGTAGGCTGGAGAAACATCATCGAGAACATGTATAAAAACGCCTCGGTCGGCGAGTGGTACAAGCAGCACGGGCGCCACAAGGTCTACGCCGACGGCAAGGCGATGCCGCTGCCCAGTTTCGATCACAGCCTGAAGATCGACCCCTCCTTGATCGTCGCCAAGGAGAAGGCCGCGAAGCTCGCGGAGGAGGCCGTCACTACGGTCGCCGCGACCGGCACCGACGGGGCCCGCTAAGCCCCGCCCGCGTTTGTGGCCCCGCGGCGCTCTCTTCCGGGCGCCGCGGGGCTAATTTCGCGTTGTTCGGTGACGGCCGCCGATGGCTTCGGCTTCCCGCGGAATAAGTCCAACGGTGGGCCAGGAGAGATCGAAGTTTCCAGCTAAGCTTTGACAATCCTTGAGGTATTGCGGACCGTGACGAGAAGCCGGGCCCGCATTGACGGCCCCGGTTAAATCTGTTACCCCCTGGCTAATCGCTATGAATCCCGTAATTTTCGGCATCGATCCCAAATGGAATTCGCTCCTCCCCTTGGTGGCGATCAACGTCCTCATGCTCTCCACCGTGGTGATCTTCGCGATTTTCGTCTACCGCAAGCGGCCCGGGGATCCCGACTTGGTCGGACGTCACACCTCCCGCATGGTGGGGCCTTTCCTCCGGGAATACTGGGCCTGGTTCATCTCGCCGATCGAGTGGCTCTTCATTAAGCTGAACGTCAGCCCGAACACGCTGACCACGCTGGGTTTCTTGCTGAGCGGCGTCTCGGCCTACGCCTTCGCGACCGGGCACATGGGGGTGGCGGGCTGGTTCATGATCATCGGCGGCACCTTCGACATGTTCGACGGGCGCGTGGCGCGGAAGAGCGGCAAGACCAGCAAGTCGGGGGCCTTCTACGACGCGGTGATGGACCGTTTCGGCGAGTCCCTGG
This genomic stretch from Deltaproteobacteria bacterium PRO3 harbors:
- a CDS encoding radical SAM protein produces the protein MCDPCFMDANQVGYVHELSFDEVKEILDNSLKIKPRRQMSVQFSGGEPTMSPHFLDAIKYAKQVGYFSVQAASNGIRFAEDPEFCKQTYDAGMRLIYLQFDGIGNENNEHRKIGNLFDVKLRAIENLYKAGIDVVLVVTIVNTVNNHQVGPIVKFAIENSDKISFVAFQPVSFTGRDEDISDEDRKKMRYTLAHLAHDVKRQTGMTEPLRDWFPLSIGGIFANLADMVKGPEQDWGNMSCGCHPNCGIGTALMVNKRTKVYKPVSEFLNMEQFLKDVERITDAARGQSLTRAQIAMALLRNIDPTKFPEGLTLKGLLEKFDKQSGGSLSEKDYGVGAERKKDEWLFLFVAGMWFQDLFNYDFRRTEMCIIPYGTQQGEISFCAYNTGVGWRNIIENMYKNASVGEWYKQHGRHKVYADGKAMPLPSFDHSLKIDPSLIVAKEKAAKLAEEAVTTVAATGTDGAR
- a CDS encoding CDP-alcohol phosphatidyltransferase family protein, translated to MNPVIFGIDPKWNSLLPLVAINVLMLSTVVIFAIFVYRKRPGDPDLVGRHTSRMVGPFLREYWAWFISPIEWLFIKLNVSPNTLTTLGFLLSGVSAYAFATGHMGVAGWFMIIGGTFDMFDGRVARKSGKTSKSGAFYDAVMDRFGESLVFFGLAYFYRDSWVLFLVLGAMVGSLMVSYTKARGDSEGVDCKGGIMQRPERIVYLGVGSIFSPPFRQIVNPGAQPPVEYLTIAALGVIAVMTLLTACYRMYYIFRKLRIRDGYQPKEPSVPLFRKFTHRYLDS